The sequence TTATTTTCTCCTCCATACTTAATCTACCTGACAGCTTTTATTATTGTTATTGGATTTTTTGCTAAAAACATGTGTCCAGAAGAGATTTTTTTGCTGTATGAAACTGTAATATTAACTGCCTCTACATTATAGCCCTTATTTTCTAATTCATTTATAATTTTAACGGCATTTTCTAAAACAATTGTATTGGCGACAATATGATTAATATTTTTTTTGTTCAATATTTCAATGATTTTATCAATGTTTTTTGTTCCACCAATAAATGCCTTATTAAACTCTAATTTTTCTAAAACTTCCTCAGCCCTACCTTTTATAACTTCACAGTTTTTTATTTTAAATTTTTCTAAATTTTGTTTAGTTAATTCTACTGCCTCATCTAAGTAGTCAATTGCATATACAAACTTGCATCTTTTAGCCATCTCAACAGTCATACCCCCACTACCACAGCCAATATCAACAACAACATCATCTTTATTTAAATTTAATTTCCCAATACTAACTGCTCTAATTTCTTCTTTTGTTATTGGTATATTATCTTTTCTTATAAATTCACTGTCTGGGATCATAATAATGTCACCAATTTTAGTAAGTATATAAGTAGGTAATAACATAATTGAATTTGAAGATTTAATAATTAAAAAATTGCAATAGGGGAAATTTATGAACTATTCAATAAGACTATTTAGAGTTATGGGAATTCCAATAGAGTTACATATAACATTTATTCTAT is a genomic window of Methanocaldococcus sp. containing:
- the cbiT gene encoding precorrin-6Y C5,15-methyltransferase (decarboxylating) subunit CbiT — translated: MIPDSEFIRKDNIPITKEEIRAVSIGKLNLNKDDVVVDIGCGSGGMTVEMAKRCKFVYAIDYLDEAVELTKQNLEKFKIKNCEVIKGRAEEVLEKLEFNKAFIGGTKNIDKIIEILNKKNINHIVANTIVLENAVKIINELENKGYNVEAVNITVSYSKKISSGHMFLAKNPITIIKAVR